The Chloroflexota bacterium genome includes a region encoding these proteins:
- a CDS encoding 50S ribosomal protein L35, producing the protein MPRKQRTKKYKIKTHKATSKRFRVTGSGKLVRTKGGKSHLRRHTSKRTKRLFTEMLPVEGKGIIKRVHRLAPYLKKQSA; encoded by the coding sequence GTGCCGCGCAAACAGCGAACCAAAAAGTACAAGATCAAGACCCACAAGGCAACCAGCAAGCGCTTCCGCGTGACGGGCTCGGGCAAACTGGTGCGCACCAAAGGCGGCAAAAGCCACCTGCGGCGCCACACTTCCAAGCGCACCAAGCGCCTGTTCACCGAGATGTTGCCTGTGGAGGGGAAGGGCATTATCAAGCGCGTCCATCGCCTTGCGCCCTACCTGAAGAAACAGTCCGCCTGA
- a CDS encoding translation initiation factor IF-3 yields MAKASDYRINEAIRAPEVRLVGPNGDNIGVVSRAEALRIAREANLDLVEVAPNAKPPVCRVMDFGKFLYERSKKERQARKAQAKVEIKELRLRPKTSEHHREFKVRSARKWLEKGMKVRVRMLFRGREITYPEIALEDLKEVAEALADIAVVEKPPALEGRSMLMILAPAKKKK; encoded by the coding sequence ATAGCCAAAGCAAGCGATTACAGGATCAACGAGGCCATCCGTGCGCCCGAAGTGCGGCTGGTCGGCCCGAACGGCGACAACATTGGCGTGGTTTCGCGCGCCGAGGCGTTGCGCATCGCGCGGGAAGCCAACCTCGACCTGGTGGAAGTGGCCCCCAATGCCAAGCCACCGGTCTGCCGCGTGATGGATTTTGGCAAATTCCTGTACGAGCGCTCGAAGAAAGAGCGCCAGGCCCGTAAGGCACAAGCCAAGGTCGAAATCAAAGAATTGCGCCTGCGCCCCAAAACCAGTGAACACCATCGCGAATTTAAAGTGCGCAGCGCGCGCAAATGGCTGGAAAAGGGCATGAAAGTGCGGGTGCGCATGCTTTTTCGCGGGCGGGAAATCACCTACCCCGAAATCGCGCTGGAAGACCTGAAAGAGGTCGCCGAAGCCCTGGCCGATATCGCGGTGGTCGAAAAACCGCCTGCGCTGGAAGGCCGCTCCATGCTGATGATTCTGGCACCAGCCAAAAAGAAAAAGTGA